A genomic window from Pantoea alhagi includes:
- the pabC gene encoding aminodeoxychorismate lyase has product MIWINGEQQQQIAVSDRALHYGDGCFTTARLHQGKIAWLEAHLQRLQEAASVLMIPDVDWLRLKQEMGIAAASWRQDDGVLKVILSRGSGGRGYSGAGCHQPVRIIMLFAAPGHYAALSESGVRLMTSPVRLGINPQLAGIKHLNRLEQVLIRTQLEQSGADEALVLDTEGKLVECCAANLFWRKGNQLYTPAVSGAGVDGIMRRHIIALARRHGYVCQVVREEPQTLVDADEVFISNALMPLLPVRQIDSWHYQSRTLYQRLLPDC; this is encoded by the coding sequence ATGATTTGGATTAACGGCGAGCAGCAGCAGCAGATAGCGGTCAGCGATCGCGCCTTACACTACGGCGATGGTTGTTTTACCACTGCGCGTCTGCACCAGGGCAAAATAGCCTGGCTGGAGGCGCATCTTCAGCGCCTGCAGGAAGCGGCTTCTGTACTAATGATCCCCGACGTTGACTGGCTTCGGTTAAAACAGGAGATGGGGATCGCTGCAGCCAGCTGGCGGCAGGACGACGGCGTTCTGAAGGTGATTCTGTCACGTGGCTCAGGCGGGCGAGGCTATAGCGGTGCCGGATGCCATCAACCGGTACGTATCATTATGCTGTTTGCCGCGCCGGGACATTATGCCGCACTGAGTGAAAGCGGCGTTCGCCTGATGACCAGCCCGGTGCGCCTTGGCATTAACCCTCAGCTTGCCGGAATCAAACACCTTAACCGGCTGGAGCAGGTGCTGATCCGCACACAGCTTGAGCAGAGCGGCGCCGATGAGGCGCTGGTGCTTGACACTGAGGGCAAGCTGGTGGAATGCTGTGCGGCTAATTTATTCTGGCGCAAAGGAAATCAGCTCTATACGCCCGCTGTTAGCGGCGCAGGCGTTGACGGGATTATGCGTCGGCACATCATTGCGCTGGCGCGGCGGCACGGTTATGTCTGTCAGGTGGTGCGGGAAGAGCCGCAGACGCTGGTGGATGCGGATGAGGTTTTTATCTCAAACGCTCTGATGCCCTTACTGCCAGTAAGGCAGATCGATAGCTGGCACTATCAATCCCGTACGCTTTATCAACGACTGCTGCCAG